A single genomic interval of Methanorbis rubei harbors:
- a CDS encoding UPF0146 family protein — translation MNISDGVDAVAVHQIETKVGEYIRDNYKSAVEIGFGGKTTAAEIVQNAGHPILCTDVHSYAGAAVPAVVDDVFLPTLTCYAGADVLYAIRPGTEIIPPMIELARRINADLIVYHLGFELYEDGGERLNAKGIQLHRYVKRS, via the coding sequence TTGAACATTTCAGACGGAGTTGACGCGGTGGCGGTCCATCAGATTGAAACAAAGGTCGGCGAGTACATTCGGGACAACTACAAATCAGCGGTTGAAATAGGATTCGGCGGGAAAACAACAGCGGCAGAGATTGTTCAAAACGCCGGGCATCCAATCCTCTGTACTGATGTTCACTCGTATGCAGGAGCGGCTGTCCCCGCAGTCGTGGATGACGTGTTTTTACCGACGCTGACGTGCTATGCGGGGGCAGACGTCCTGTATGCGATACGACCGGGCACCGAAATAATTCCTCCGATGATCGAACTTGCAAGGCGCATCAATGCAGATCTAATTGTCTATCATCTCGGGTTTGAACTCTACGAAGACGGCGGCGAACGGCTGAATGCGAAAGGAATTCAGCTTCACCGGTACGTGAAGCGCTCCTAA